From a region of the Acidimicrobiales bacterium genome:
- a CDS encoding wax ester/triacylglycerol synthase family O-acyltransferase, protein MKQLTGLDAAFLYMETPTTFGHVSGLGIYDAPANSDETPYELYRNRLEERLAVLDPFRRRLVEVPFGLDHPWWIEDPDFDLDFHLRHIAVPPPGGARELSDLVARIIARPLDRSRPLWEVYVIEGLENGRWAALTKVHHATIDGAAGAEMMMMLLDSEDARTDLAMPPLPAPERLPTPLEMMGRTAMSYASRPRRFFAAQSRMAADFFEIMSKNSGALAGAVTGMARNTLPGGNGETRDDGTGLLAPRTPFNRAITANRRFAYRTYSLDEVKEIKNHFGATVNDVVMATTAGALRRYLERHQALPEKPLVAAVPVSIRTGQEEDMWTNRVSSIVARIPTHLTDPGERISFAAGAMNEAKGNFELVPAEALVNLSEFSPPALFTQAAGAMTRFRMGDHIAQPSNLIVSNVPGPRKPMFLGSARLVHYYPVSTIAEGQGLNVTVQSLENCLDLGLVACRELMPDLEDLADDFGAELGHLLEIARQSAG, encoded by the coding sequence ATGAAGCAGCTCACAGGCCTGGACGCAGCGTTCCTCTATATGGAGACGCCCACTACCTTCGGTCACGTCAGCGGGCTCGGCATCTATGACGCCCCAGCCAACTCCGACGAGACCCCCTACGAGCTCTATCGCAACCGTCTCGAGGAGCGGCTTGCGGTGCTCGACCCATTCCGTCGCCGCCTGGTCGAGGTGCCCTTCGGGCTCGACCATCCGTGGTGGATCGAAGACCCCGACTTCGACCTCGACTTCCACCTGCGTCACATAGCTGTGCCGCCGCCCGGCGGGGCTCGTGAGCTGTCCGACCTGGTGGCTCGCATCATTGCCCGCCCGCTCGATCGCTCGCGGCCGCTGTGGGAGGTGTATGTCATCGAGGGGCTCGAGAACGGGCGCTGGGCGGCCCTCACCAAGGTGCACCACGCCACCATCGACGGCGCCGCGGGCGCCGAGATGATGATGATGCTGCTCGACTCCGAGGACGCCCGCACCGATCTCGCCATGCCCCCGCTGCCGGCGCCCGAGCGTCTTCCGACGCCCCTCGAGATGATGGGCCGCACCGCGATGAGCTATGCGTCGCGCCCCCGGCGATTCTTCGCCGCTCAATCGCGGATGGCCGCCGACTTCTTCGAGATCATGTCGAAGAACAGCGGAGCGCTGGCCGGGGCCGTCACCGGCATGGCCCGCAACACCTTGCCGGGTGGCAATGGCGAGACGCGAGACGACGGCACAGGTCTGTTGGCACCGCGCACGCCGTTCAACCGCGCCATCACCGCAAACCGGCGATTCGCTTACCGGACCTACTCCCTCGACGAGGTCAAGGAGATCAAGAACCATTTCGGCGCCACGGTGAACGACGTCGTGATGGCCACCACCGCAGGCGCGCTGCGCCGCTACCTCGAGCGGCATCAGGCCCTGCCCGAAAAGCCGCTGGTCGCAGCGGTGCCGGTGTCGATCCGCACAGGCCAGGAAGAAGACATGTGGACCAACCGCGTCTCGTCGATCGTGGCCCGTATACCCACCCACCTGACCGACCCTGGCGAGCGCATCTCGTTCGCCGCAGGGGCTATGAACGAGGCCAAGGGCAACTTCGAGTTGGTGCCTGCCGAGGCGCTTGTGAATCTGTCGGAGTTCTCGCCACCGGCCCTGTTCACGCAGGCTGCCGGCGCCATGACCCGCTTCCGCATGGGCGACCACATCGCCCAGCCGTCCAATCTGATCGTGTCGAACGTCCCCGGGCCCCGCAAGCCGATGTTCCTGGGGTCGGCGCGGCTCGTTCACTACTACCCGGTGTCGACGATCGCCGAAGGTCAGGGGCTCAACGTCACGGTGCAGAGCCTCGAGAACTGTCTCGACCTGGGGCTGGTGGCATGTCGAGAACTCATGCCAGATCTCGAAGATCTGGCCGACGACTTCGGTGCCGAACTGGGCCATCTGCTCGAAATAGCGCGCCAGTCTGCCGGCTAG